A part of Magnetospirillum sp. ME-1 genomic DNA contains:
- a CDS encoding DNA adenine methylase has product MAEPVVKWVGGKRRLLPELARRLPADMRGYHEPFLGGGALFFSLRPAQSLLTDFNGELINLYRVIKICPRQLMTALEGFEFTEAEYYRMRDLDRSPGFAALSDLERAARFLYLSKTSFNGLWRVNRLGHHNGGWGKRGRVALYRPDNLMEVHEALRTARLAQAHYSHVLVMARPGDFVYFDPPYDTERGEGSVGYTTTGFSRMDQQELWQVCIKLHRMGARWMQSNADTPFIRRLYRAFRIEGIHAPRSLAGDPKGRAAAREVIVRNY; this is encoded by the coding sequence ATGGCCGAGCCGGTGGTGAAATGGGTGGGGGGAAAGCGGCGGCTGCTGCCGGAACTGGCGCGGCGCCTGCCCGCCGACATGCGCGGCTATCACGAGCCGTTCCTGGGCGGCGGAGCCCTGTTCTTTTCCCTGCGTCCGGCTCAATCCCTGCTCACCGATTTCAATGGCGAGCTGATCAATCTCTATCGGGTGATCAAGATCTGTCCGCGCCAGCTGATGACGGCGCTGGAGGGCTTTGAGTTCACGGAGGCGGAGTACTACCGCATGCGCGATCTGGATCGCTCGCCCGGCTTCGCCGCCTTGTCGGATCTGGAGCGTGCGGCTCGCTTTCTTTATCTCAGCAAAACCAGCTTCAACGGGCTGTGGCGGGTGAACCGCCTGGGTCATCACAACGGCGGTTGGGGCAAGCGCGGTCGGGTGGCGCTGTATCGGCCCGACAACCTCATGGAAGTGCACGAGGCGCTGCGGACCGCCCGGCTGGCCCAGGCCCATTACAGCCATGTCCTGGTGATGGCGAGGCCGGGCGACTTCGTCTATTTCGATCCGCCCTACGATACCGAGCGGGGGGAGGGGAGCGTCGGCTATACCACAACCGGGTTTTCGCGCATGGACCAGCAGGAGCTCTGGCAGGTCTGCATCAAGCTCCACCGCATGGGTGCGCGCTGGATGCAGTCCAATGCCGACACGCCCTTCATCCGGCGCCTCTATCGGGCCTTTCGGATCGAAGGCATCCATGCGCCCCGCTCACTCGCGGGCGACCCCAAGGGGCGTGCCGCCGCCCGCGAGGTCATCGTCCGGAACTACTGA
- a CDS encoding PD-(D/E)XK nuclease superfamily protein: MALHRVMGLLLLACLLSPLPLAAAESRHPGRLPNESGQELSAKVAAIMAGTGFKVMSHSAWSERGRPGGDVLLTRVPYTNLYGGEGRQAFRILSPRRGLEIALIVKRQDTDGSNDTKLPHIYLTAIEAMREKTVFILVEGEGWRSEGMDWLRRAVAERRYGMPTDKDVRIVSLEEFRRWARGL, translated from the coding sequence ATGGCCTTGCACCGCGTGATGGGTTTGCTGCTGCTTGCCTGCCTGCTTTCGCCACTCCCCCTCGCCGCCGCAGAATCCCGCCACCCGGGGCGGCTGCCCAACGAATCGGGTCAGGAATTGAGCGCCAAGGTTGCCGCCATCATGGCCGGAACCGGATTCAAGGTGATGAGCCACTCGGCGTGGAGCGAACGGGGCCGGCCCGGTGGCGATGTCCTGCTGACACGGGTGCCCTACACCAATCTTTATGGCGGCGAGGGACGCCAGGCCTTCCGCATCCTGTCGCCTCGACGCGGGCTGGAAATAGCCCTTATCGTCAAACGCCAGGACACCGATGGGTCCAACGATACCAAACTGCCCCATATCTACCTCACCGCCATCGAGGCCATGCGCGAGAAAACCGTCTTCATCCTGGTGGAGGGCGAGGGCTGGCGGAGCGAAGGGATGGACTGGCTGCGGCGCGCCGTGGCTGAACGGCGCTATGGCATGCCGACGGATAAGGATGTGCGCATCGTGTCCCTGGAAGAGTTCCGCCGATGGGCCCGAGGCCTGTGA
- a CDS encoding isovaleryl-CoA dehydrogenase produces MTGFNSALNFDLGETADMMRDSVAAFAQAEIAPRAAEIDRSNEFPNELWPRLGAMGLLGITVEEKYGGAGMGYLEHVVAMEEISRASASVGLSYGAHSNLCVNQIKRNGSEAQKMKYLPKLISGEYIGALAMSEPNAGSDVVSMKLKAEKKGDRYILNGSKMWITNGPDADVIVVYAKTDITAGPRGITAFLVEKTFKGFSVAQKLDKLGMRGSNTGELVFQDCEVPEENVLGDVGRGVNVLMSGLDYERVVLTGGPLGIMAACMDVVVPYVHERTQFGQPIGTFQLMQGKLADMYTTFNACRAYTYAVAKACDRGETTRKDAAGVILYGAEKATWMALEAIQTLGGNGYINEYATGRLLRDAKLYEIGAGTSEIRRMLIGRELFEETK; encoded by the coding sequence ATGACCGGCTTCAATTCCGCGCTGAATTTCGATCTGGGCGAAACCGCCGACATGATGCGCGACTCGGTCGCGGCCTTCGCGCAAGCCGAGATCGCGCCCCGCGCCGCCGAGATCGACCGGTCCAACGAATTCCCCAACGAACTGTGGCCGCGCCTGGGCGCCATGGGCCTGTTGGGCATCACGGTGGAGGAGAAGTACGGCGGCGCCGGAATGGGCTATCTCGAGCACGTGGTGGCCATGGAGGAGATCAGCCGGGCCTCGGCCTCGGTGGGCCTCTCTTACGGCGCGCACTCCAACCTCTGCGTCAACCAGATCAAGCGCAACGGGTCGGAAGCCCAGAAGATGAAGTACCTGCCCAAGCTGATCTCGGGCGAGTATATCGGCGCGCTGGCCATGAGCGAGCCCAATGCCGGCTCGGACGTGGTCAGCATGAAGCTCAAGGCCGAGAAGAAGGGCGACCGCTACATCCTCAACGGCTCGAAGATGTGGATCACCAACGGCCCCGACGCCGACGTGATCGTGGTCTACGCCAAGACCGACATCACCGCCGGCCCGCGCGGCATCACCGCCTTTTTGGTGGAAAAGACGTTCAAGGGCTTCTCGGTGGCGCAGAAGCTGGACAAGCTGGGCATGCGCGGCTCCAACACCGGCGAACTGGTGTTCCAGGACTGCGAGGTGCCGGAAGAGAACGTGCTGGGCGACGTGGGCCGCGGCGTCAACGTGCTGATGAGCGGCCTGGATTACGAGCGCGTGGTGCTGACCGGCGGGCCGCTGGGCATCATGGCCGCCTGCATGGACGTCGTCGTGCCCTATGTCCACGAGCGCACCCAGTTCGGCCAGCCCATCGGCACCTTCCAGCTGATGCAGGGCAAGCTGGCCGACATGTACACCACCTTCAACGCCTGCCGCGCCTACACCTATGCGGTGGCCAAGGCCTGCGACCGGGGCGAGACCACCAGGAAGGACGCCGCCGGCGTGATCCTCTACGGCGCCGAGAAGGCCACCTGGATGGCGCTGGAAGCCATCCAGACCCTGGGCGGCAACGGCTATATCAACGAATACGCCACCGGCCGGCTGCTGCGCGACGCCAAGCTCTACGAGATCGGCGCCGGCACGTCGGAAATCCGCCGCATGCTGATCGGCCGCGAGCTGTTCGAAGAGACGAAGTAG
- a CDS encoding carboxyl transferase domain-containing protein: protein MTVIKSSINPRSDEFKANAEATQALVDDLKKVVAQVKMGGGPAMRERHIARGKLLPRERIRRLLDVGSPFLEFSQLAAWDMYSKDVMGAGIITGIGSINGQECMIVANDGTVKGGSYYPLTVKKHLRAQDIAKENNLPCVYLVESGGANLPNQDEVFPDRDHFGRIFYNQAQMSALGIPQISVVHGSCTAGGAYIPAMSDESVIVRNQGTIFLGGPPLVKAATGEVVSAEELGGADVHCRTSGVTDHYAMDDGHALAIARRIVGNLNRTKPVSLKMATPEEPLYDPKEIYGIIPKDRRKPYDVREVIARIVDGSRLDEFKQTYGTTLVCGFAHIWGYPVGIVANNGILFSESAQKGAHFVELCSQRGIPLIFLQNITGFMIGKKYEAGGIAKDGAKMVTAVACAKVPRFTVIMGGSFGAGNYGMCGRAYQPRMLYMWPTGRVSVMGGEQAANVMAQIKKDAMEAKGQSWPADEEEAFKAPIRDQYETQGHPYYAGARLWDDGLVDPAETRMVLALSLSASFNAPIEPTRFGVFRM from the coding sequence ATGACCGTGATCAAATCCTCGATCAATCCCCGCTCGGACGAGTTCAAGGCCAATGCCGAGGCGACGCAAGCCCTGGTGGACGACCTGAAGAAGGTGGTCGCCCAGGTGAAGATGGGCGGCGGCCCCGCCATGCGCGAACGCCACATCGCGCGCGGCAAGCTGCTGCCGAGGGAGCGCATCCGCCGCCTGCTCGACGTGGGCTCGCCCTTTCTGGAATTCTCGCAGCTGGCCGCCTGGGACATGTATTCCAAGGACGTGATGGGGGCCGGCATCATCACCGGCATCGGTTCCATCAATGGCCAGGAATGCATGATCGTCGCCAATGACGGCACGGTGAAGGGCGGGTCCTACTATCCGCTGACGGTGAAGAAGCACCTGCGCGCCCAGGACATCGCCAAGGAGAACAACCTGCCCTGCGTCTATCTGGTGGAATCGGGCGGCGCCAACCTGCCCAACCAGGACGAGGTGTTCCCCGACCGCGACCATTTCGGCCGCATCTTCTACAACCAGGCCCAGATGTCGGCACTGGGCATTCCGCAGATTTCCGTGGTGCACGGCTCGTGCACCGCCGGCGGCGCCTATATCCCGGCCATGAGCGACGAAAGCGTCATCGTCAGGAACCAGGGCACCATCTTCCTCGGCGGCCCACCTTTGGTGAAGGCCGCCACCGGCGAGGTGGTCTCGGCCGAGGAACTGGGCGGCGCCGACGTCCATTGCCGCACCTCGGGCGTCACCGACCATTACGCCATGGACGACGGCCACGCGCTGGCCATCGCGCGGCGCATCGTCGGCAACCTGAACCGCACCAAGCCGGTCAGCCTCAAGATGGCCACGCCGGAAGAGCCCCTGTACGACCCCAAGGAAATCTACGGCATCATCCCCAAGGACCGCCGCAAGCCCTATGACGTGCGCGAAGTCATCGCCCGCATCGTCGACGGTTCCAGGCTGGACGAGTTCAAGCAGACCTACGGCACCACCCTGGTCTGCGGCTTCGCCCATATCTGGGGCTATCCCGTGGGCATCGTCGCCAATAACGGCATCCTGTTCTCGGAATCCGCCCAGAAGGGCGCCCATTTCGTCGAGCTGTGCAGCCAGCGCGGCATTCCGCTGATTTTCCTCCAGAACATCACCGGCTTCATGATCGGCAAGAAGTACGAGGCCGGCGGCATCGCCAAGGACGGCGCCAAAATGGTCACCGCCGTGGCCTGCGCCAAGGTGCCGCGCTTCACCGTGATCATGGGCGGCAGCTTCGGGGCCGGCAATTACGGCATGTGCGGACGGGCCTACCAGCCGCGTATGCTCTATATGTGGCCGACGGGGCGCGTCTCGGTGATGGGCGGCGAGCAGGCCGCCAACGTCATGGCCCAGATCAAGAAGGACGCCATGGAGGCCAAGGGCCAAAGCTGGCCCGCCGACGAGGAGGAAGCCTTCAAGGCCCCCATCCGCGACCAGTACGAGACCCAGGGCCACCCCTACTACGCCGGCGCCCGGCTGTGGGACGACGGTCTGGTCGATCCGGCCGAGACCCGCATGGTGCTGGCGCTGAGCCTCTCGGCCTCCTTCAACGCCCCCATCGAGCCGACCAGGTTCGGCGTGTTCCGGATGTAA
- a CDS encoding enoyl-CoA hydratase/isomerase family protein, with amino-acid sequence MSALLVTTSDGVRTITLNRAERHNAFDDSLIKELAAAFRDAGQAPGIRAVVLDSTGKSFSAGADLEWMKRMAGYSHAENLADAQALSDMLEAIDACPRPVIGVVQGPAYGGGVGLVACCDLAVAAEGATFCLSEVKLGIIPAVISPYVVRAMGGRAARRYAVTAELFDAAEAKATGLVHEVVPAERLAEVRDKWLSRVKGNGPDAMSAAKGLIRRAADQPLDDGLRAWTAEQIALRRASDEGKEGIRAFLEKRKPAWIEG; translated from the coding sequence ATGAGCGCCCTTCTCGTCACCACCTCCGACGGCGTGCGGACCATCACCCTTAATCGGGCCGAGCGGCACAACGCCTTCGACGATTCCCTGATCAAGGAACTGGCCGCCGCCTTCCGCGACGCGGGCCAGGCGCCCGGCATCCGCGCCGTGGTGCTGGACTCCACGGGAAAAAGCTTCTCGGCCGGCGCCGATCTCGAGTGGATGAAGCGCATGGCCGGCTATTCCCACGCGGAAAACCTGGCCGACGCCCAAGCGCTGTCGGACATGCTCGAAGCCATCGATGCCTGCCCGCGCCCCGTCATCGGCGTGGTCCAGGGCCCGGCCTATGGCGGCGGCGTCGGGCTGGTGGCCTGTTGCGATCTGGCCGTGGCGGCGGAAGGCGCCACCTTCTGCCTGTCCGAGGTCAAGCTGGGCATCATCCCGGCGGTGATCAGCCCTTACGTGGTGCGCGCCATGGGTGGCCGCGCCGCCCGGCGCTATGCCGTCACCGCCGAACTGTTCGACGCGGCCGAAGCCAAGGCCACCGGACTGGTGCACGAAGTGGTGCCCGCCGAGCGTCTGGCCGAGGTGCGGGACAAGTGGCTTTCCCGCGTCAAGGGCAACGGGCCGGACGCCATGAGCGCCGCCAAGGGTCTGATCCGCCGCGCCGCCGACCAGCCGTTGGACGACGGCTTGCGGGCATGGACCGCCGAACAGATCGCCCTGCGCCGGGCTTCGGACGAGGGCAAGGAAGGCATCCGCGCCTTCCTGGAAAAGCGCAAACCCGCTTGGATTGAGGGATAA
- a CDS encoding acetyl-CoA carboxylase biotin carboxylase subunit, producing MFDKILIANRGEIACRVMRTAKRLGIRTVAVYSEADAGAMHVAMADEAVLIGPAPASESYLKGDVILEAAKRTGAQAIHPGYGFLSENAGFAEACAKAGVVFIGPPVGAIHAMGSKAESKRLMEAAGVPLVPGYHGKGQSLEELTAEATIIGYPVLVKASAGGGGKGMRVVADPSGLAEAVASAKREAKAAFGDDSLLLETYLGRPRHVEIQVFCDTHGNGVYLFERDCSIQRRHQKVIEEAPAPALADEVRRAMGEAAVAAAQAVDYVGAGTVEFLYQDGRFFFIEMNTRLQVEHPVTEMITGLDLVEWQLLVASGAKLPLAQEQLSRKGHAFEARLYAEDPAKDFLPAIGRLVHLAPPTENRHVRVDTGVRQDDQVTPFYDPMIAKLIVWDEDRDAALRRLRRALADYQVAGVTTNVSFLGAIAAHPAFAALEIDTGFIERHRADLLPPPAPVPALGLTFASLALLLWREGDSTKAAARSGDPHSPWHQTNGWRLNDDNHHDFRFVDAGDERRVTVHFVADGWSLDLPDQTLSARRATLSGTTLSAEIGGERRTASVVRAGLDLTVLHDGQVWKIKLDDPSATAAEREGGDGRLAAPMPGTVVQVLVKPGDAVAAGQPLIVVEAMKMEHAIKAPAEGVVAAIHFKVGDAVAEGTELLAFEVT from the coding sequence ATGTTCGACAAGATCCTCATCGCCAATCGCGGCGAAATCGCCTGCCGGGTCATGCGCACCGCCAAGCGTCTCGGCATCCGCACCGTGGCCGTCTATTCCGAGGCCGATGCGGGCGCCATGCACGTGGCCATGGCCGACGAGGCCGTGCTGATCGGCCCCGCTCCGGCGTCCGAGAGCTACCTGAAGGGCGACGTGATCCTCGAGGCCGCCAAGCGGACGGGGGCCCAGGCCATCCATCCCGGCTACGGTTTCCTGTCCGAGAATGCCGGCTTCGCGGAGGCATGCGCCAAGGCGGGCGTGGTGTTCATCGGCCCGCCGGTGGGCGCCATCCACGCCATGGGCTCCAAGGCCGAATCCAAGCGCCTGATGGAAGCGGCCGGCGTGCCGCTGGTGCCCGGCTATCACGGCAAGGGCCAGAGCCTGGAGGAACTGACGGCTGAGGCGACCATCATCGGCTATCCCGTGCTGGTCAAGGCCAGCGCCGGGGGCGGCGGCAAGGGCATGCGGGTGGTTGCCGACCCAAGCGGCCTGGCCGAAGCGGTGGCCTCGGCCAAGCGCGAGGCCAAGGCGGCGTTCGGCGACGATTCCCTGCTGCTCGAGACCTATCTGGGCCGTCCGCGCCACGTGGAGATCCAGGTGTTCTGCGATACCCACGGCAACGGCGTCTACCTGTTCGAACGCGACTGCTCCATCCAGCGCCGCCACCAGAAGGTGATCGAGGAGGCCCCCGCCCCGGCGCTGGCCGACGAGGTGCGCCGCGCCATGGGCGAGGCCGCCGTCGCCGCAGCGCAGGCGGTGGACTATGTCGGTGCCGGCACGGTGGAGTTCCTCTACCAGGACGGCCGCTTCTTCTTCATCGAAATGAACACAAGGCTGCAGGTGGAACATCCGGTCACCGAGATGATCACCGGCCTGGATCTGGTGGAGTGGCAATTGCTGGTGGCGTCGGGGGCCAAGCTGCCCCTGGCCCAGGAACAGCTTTCCCGCAAGGGGCACGCCTTCGAGGCCCGCCTGTATGCCGAGGACCCGGCGAAGGACTTCCTGCCGGCCATCGGCAGGCTGGTCCATCTGGCCCCCCCGACCGAAAACCGCCACGTGCGCGTCGATACCGGCGTGCGCCAGGACGATCAGGTCACCCCCTTCTACGATCCCATGATCGCCAAGCTGATCGTCTGGGACGAGGACCGCGACGCGGCGCTGCGGCGTTTGCGCCGGGCGCTGGCCGATTATCAGGTGGCCGGCGTCACCACCAACGTCTCCTTCCTGGGCGCCATCGCCGCCCATCCGGCTTTCGCGGCGTTGGAGATCGACACCGGCTTCATCGAGCGCCATCGCGCCGATCTGCTGCCGCCCCCCGCCCCGGTCCCGGCCCTGGGCCTGACCTTCGCGTCGCTGGCTCTGCTGCTGTGGCGGGAAGGTGACAGCACCAAGGCGGCGGCGCGCTCGGGCGACCCCCATTCGCCCTGGCACCAGACCAACGGCTGGCGGCTCAACGACGACAACCACCACGACTTCCGCTTCGTGGATGCGGGCGACGAGCGCCGGGTCACCGTGCATTTCGTCGCCGACGGCTGGTCGCTGGACCTGCCCGACCAGACCCTGTCGGCGCGGCGCGCCACCCTGTCCGGCACCACTCTCTCGGCGGAGATCGGCGGCGAGCGCCGCACGGCATCCGTGGTGCGGGCGGGGCTGGACCTCACCGTGCTGCACGACGGCCAGGTGTGGAAGATCAAGCTGGACGACCCGTCGGCCACGGCGGCCGAGCGCGAAGGCGGCGACGGCCGTCTGGCCGCCCCCATGCCGGGCACCGTGGTGCAGGTGCTGGTCAAGCCCGGCGACGCGGTCGCCGCCGGCCAGCCGCTGATCGTGGTGGAAGCCATGAAGATGGAGCACGCCATCAAGGCCCCCGCCGAGGGTGTGGTCGCCGCCATCCACTTCAAGGTGGGCGACGCGGTGGCCGAGGGCACCGAACTGCTGGCCTTCGAGGTGACCTGA
- a CDS encoding hydroxymethylglutaryl-CoA lyase, which yields MRHPARVKIVEVGPRDGLQNEARPVPVAVKVELIDRLTETGLAAIESGSFVSPKWVPQMAATAEVMAAIKRRPGISYPVLTPNLQGLEAALAARVEEVAVFAAASETFSQKNINCSIAESLERFAPLAARAKAEGLRVRGYVSCVLGCPYEGAIAPAAVAEVASRLAAMGCYEISLGDTVGVGTPAKAQTMIDAVANRLPVEMLAAHFHDTYGQALANLLAVMERGVAVMDSSVAGLGGCPYARGAAGNVASEDLVYMLNGMGIHTGIDLDRLMEAGRFICSALDRPTGSKVARARG from the coding sequence ATGCGTCACCCCGCCCGCGTCAAGATCGTCGAGGTCGGCCCCCGCGACGGATTGCAGAACGAGGCCCGGCCGGTTCCCGTGGCGGTCAAGGTCGAGCTGATCGATCGCCTGACCGAGACCGGGCTGGCCGCCATCGAATCGGGCAGCTTCGTCAGCCCCAAATGGGTGCCGCAGATGGCCGCCACCGCCGAGGTGATGGCCGCCATCAAGCGCCGGCCCGGAATCTCCTATCCGGTGCTGACCCCCAACCTGCAGGGTCTGGAGGCGGCGCTGGCCGCCCGGGTCGAGGAGGTGGCGGTATTCGCCGCCGCCTCGGAAACCTTCTCGCAAAAGAACATCAACTGCTCCATCGCCGAAAGCCTGGAGCGCTTCGCCCCCCTGGCCGCCCGGGCCAAGGCCGAGGGCCTGCGGGTGCGGGGCTATGTCTCCTGCGTGCTGGGCTGTCCCTACGAAGGCGCCATCGCGCCGGCGGCGGTGGCCGAGGTGGCGTCAAGGCTGGCCGCCATGGGCTGCTACGAGATCTCGCTGGGCGACACGGTGGGCGTCGGCACGCCGGCCAAGGCCCAGACCATGATCGACGCCGTGGCCAATCGCCTGCCGGTCGAGATGCTGGCCGCCCATTTCCACGACACCTACGGCCAGGCCCTGGCCAATCTGCTGGCGGTGATGGAGCGCGGCGTGGCGGTGATGGATTCGTCGGTGGCCGGGCTGGGCGGCTGTCCCTATGCCAGGGGCGCGGCCGGCAACGTGGCCAGCGAGGATCTGGTCTACATGCTGAACGGCATGGGCATCCATACCGGTATCGATCTGGACCGGCTGATGGAGGCGGGGCGCTTCATCTGTTCGGCGCTGGACCGGCCCACCGGATCGAAGGTGGCGCGGGCCCGCGGGTGA